Below is a genomic region from Terriglobales bacterium.
CCCGACGACGTGGACATCGTCATCAACACCCACCTGCACTTCGACCACTGCGGCTGGAACACGGTGCTGCGCGGCGAGCGCGCGGTCGCGACCTTCCCCAAGGCCAGGTACTACGTGCAGGAGGGCGAGGTGCGGCACGCGCACATGCAGACCGAGCGCGACCGCGTCAGCTACCTCTCGCCCAACTACGACCCCCTCATCGAGAGCGGCCAGATGCACCTGCTGCACGGCGACTCCGAGATCATCCCCGGCATCTCGGTGAAGGTCTTCCCCGGGCACACGCGCAACCTCCAGGCGGTGATGGTGCACTCCGGCGCGCACCGCGCGTGCTACATCTCCGACCTCATCCCGACCACGCACCACCTCGACCTGACCTGGGTGATGGCCTTCGACCTGTTCCCGCTCGAGACCATCGAGAGCCGCAAGCGCTTCTACGAGCGCGCCCTGCCGGAGAAGTGGCTGGTGGTCTTCACGCACGACCCGCAAACGCCGTGGGGATACCTGGAGTCGCCGGCGCCGGGGAAGATCTCTTTCAATCCACTAAAAAGCTGAACCACGAAGGACACGAAGTACCACGAAGGATCTCTTTCTTCTCATTCCTTCGTGAACCTTCGTGACCGTCGTGGTTAAAGGTTTACGCCGTTGCGGCGACGGGCTTCTCGAAGAACGAATCCACCGCATCCAAAACCGCCTGCTCGGTCTTGGCGTCGTAGATCAGCTTGCGCAGGTGCGCGCCGCCGGGAACGCCGTGCGTGAAGTACGACGCGAACTGCTTCATCTTGCCGAACGCGCCCGGCAGGTCTTCGTTCTCCAGCAGCATCCGGAAGTACCGCCGGATCATCTCGTAGCGGTCGCGCTCGGCCGGCACCTCGTACCGCCCGGTGAGCGTGTACTGCGCGATCTGCCGGAAGATCCACGGGTTCGACGCCGCGGTGCGCCCGATCATCACGGCGTCGCAGCCGGTCTCGGCGACCATCGCGGCCGCGTCCTCGGGCGTGCGGATGTCCCCGTTCCCGATGACCGGGATCCCGACCGCGGCCTTCACCGCGGCGATCCACTCCCAGCGCGCCTCGCCCGCGTAACCCTGCTCGCGCGTGCGCGCGTGCAGCGCGACCGCGTTCAGCCCGCAGCTCTCGGCCAGCTTCGCGACCTCCACGCACACGATCTCCGAATCGTTCCACCCCATGCGGAACTTCACCGTGAACGGGATCCGCACGCTCGCGCGGACGGTCGAGAAGATGCGCTCGATCTGCGGCAGGTCGCGCAGCAGCCCGGAGCCGCCGTTGCACTTCACCACCTTCTTCGCCGGGCACCCGAGGTTGAGGTCCACGGTGTCGAAGCCCATGTCCTCGACTAGCTTGGCGGCGTCGGAGAGCACCTTGGGGTCGGAGCCGAACAGCTGCGCCGCCAGCGGATGCTCGTCGTCGAGGTAGCCGAGGTAGCGCTTGAGGACCTTGGCCTTCTTCGTCTTGGTGACGCCGTCGGCCGAGGTGAACTCGGTCATGATGAGGCCGCAGCCGTTGGGGTCCGAGGGCGTGACCGGGCGCAGGACCTTGGGGTCGTAGTCCGCCATCGCGCCGGACTCGTTCAGGAAGCTGACGCTGCGGATGAAGCGGCGAAACACCGTGTCGGTGACGCCGGCCATCGGCGCCAGCACCGTCGCCGGGCGCAGCTCGACCGCGCCGATGCGCACCGCCGCCGGCACGCGCGCGTCGTGGATCGTCGCGCGCTCGTCCGGCACCGGGTTTTCGAAGTGCTTCTTCATCCCACGTCTATTCTAGCCAGAAATGCGAAGAGCCTCCGCCGCGGCGGAGGCTCCGCAGTCCTGAAAGTCACTTCTTGGCGGCGGCTTCGCGCGCGGCCGCGGCTTCCTTCTGCGAGTCGGCCTTGGCGTACTTCCGGCGGAACCGCTCCACCCGGCCGGCGGTGTCGATCAGCTTCTGCTTGCCGGTGAAGAAGGGGTGGCAGTTGGAGCAGATCTCGAGATGGATGTCGCCCTTGTGCGTCGAGCGTGTGGTGAAGTTGTTCCCGCAGGCGCACATCACGCGCACTTCCTTGTAAGCGGGATGGATCTTCTCTTTCATAAGACTTCGGGACCTCGCTGGGAAAGGGTCTATTTTAGCGGACGCGCGACCATTCCGGCAACTCGGGTCGGAACCCCTGACAGGAGGACGCCGGGGACGCGGAGGGCACAGCAGTTCTCTTCCTGGACCCTCAGATCCAAGACCTCTGCGTTCGCGGCGGCCTCCTGTGTTCCTTTTCGCGGCTG
It encodes:
- the dusB gene encoding tRNA dihydrouridine synthase DusB; amino-acid sequence: MKKHFENPVPDERATIHDARVPAAVRIGAVELRPATVLAPMAGVTDTVFRRFIRSVSFLNESGAMADYDPKVLRPVTPSDPNGCGLIMTEFTSADGVTKTKKAKVLKRYLGYLDDEHPLAAQLFGSDPKVLSDAAKLVEDMGFDTVDLNLGCPAKKVVKCNGGSGLLRDLPQIERIFSTVRASVRIPFTVKFRMGWNDSEIVCVEVAKLAESCGLNAVALHARTREQGYAGEARWEWIAAVKAAVGIPVIGNGDIRTPEDAAAMVAETGCDAVMIGRTAASNPWIFRQIAQYTLTGRYEVPAERDRYEMIRRYFRMLLENEDLPGAFGKMKQFASYFTHGVPGGAHLRKLIYDAKTEQAVLDAVDSFFEKPVAATA
- a CDS encoding MBL fold metallo-hydrolase, which translates into the protein MPHPPTIATQRTTLGDFELTVVSDGDYYLDGGAFFGVVPKPLWSKRMQPDELNRLSVGMNSLVIKTGKHTVLVETGAGNKLSDKAKQIFQNEEKLLANLEAAKIAPDDVDIVINTHLHFDHCGWNTVLRGERAVATFPKARYYVQEGEVRHAHMQTERDRVSYLSPNYDPLIESGQMHLLHGDSEIIPGISVKVFPGHTRNLQAVMVHSGAHRACYISDLIPTTHHLDLTWVMAFDLFPLETIESRKRFYERALPEKWLVVFTHDPQTPWGYLESPAPGKISFNPLKS
- the rpmE gene encoding 50S ribosomal protein L31 — encoded protein: MKEKIHPAYKEVRVMCACGNNFTTRSTHKGDIHLEICSNCHPFFTGKQKLIDTAGRVERFRRKYAKADSQKEAAAAREAAAKK